From the genome of Rhodobacteraceae bacterium Araon29, one region includes:
- the hpaE gene encoding 5-carboxymethyl-2-hydroxymuconate semialdehyde dehydrogenase, whose amino-acid sequence MSVLEDNISKLEGYLARFLDTGIQNRIAGQDAAGSKGVFQTTSPVDKSKICNVAHGTAADIDKAADAAHDAFAEWRDLPATERKKVIIRIAEGIEARAEEIALCECWDTGQAFKFMSKAALRGAENFRYFADQVVQARDGQHLKSSTLMNITTRVPIGPVGVITPWNTPFMLSTWKIAPALAAGCTVVHKPAEASPLTARLLVEIAEEAGLPPGVLNTVNGFGEDAGKALCEHPKIKAIAFVGESRTGSLITKQGADTLKRNHLELGGKNPVIVFDDADLERALDAAIFMIYSINGERCTSSSRLLVQDTIREEFEAKLIERVNKIKVGHPLDPETEVGPLVTEEHFNKVTSYFDIAKDDGATIAAGGEVVGDEGYFVRPTLFTQANNKMRIAQEEIFGPVLTSIPFRSEEEALEIANDVAYGLTGYVWTNDLTRALRFTDKLEAGMIWVNSENVRHLPTPFGGVKASGIGRDGGDWSFEFYMEQKHIGFATGHHKITKLGAL is encoded by the coding sequence ATGAGCGTTCTTGAAGATAACATTTCTAAACTTGAGGGTTATCTCGCCCGTTTTCTCGATACAGGGATACAGAACCGTATCGCTGGGCAGGATGCAGCGGGCTCAAAGGGGGTGTTTCAAACAACATCGCCAGTAGACAAATCGAAGATTTGCAATGTGGCGCATGGTACGGCGGCGGATATCGACAAGGCAGCCGATGCAGCACATGACGCTTTTGCAGAATGGCGCGACTTACCTGCGACTGAGCGGAAAAAGGTCATCATTCGGATCGCCGAAGGAATCGAGGCGCGCGCCGAAGAAATTGCACTATGCGAATGTTGGGACACTGGTCAGGCTTTCAAATTCATGTCTAAGGCGGCTCTGCGCGGGGCTGAAAATTTCCGCTATTTCGCTGATCAAGTGGTTCAAGCTCGTGATGGTCAGCACTTAAAGTCATCGACCTTGATGAACATTACGACGCGCGTACCTATTGGACCTGTTGGGGTAATTACACCTTGGAACACCCCATTTATGCTGTCGACATGGAAAATCGCGCCTGCTTTGGCTGCAGGCTGCACAGTCGTACACAAACCAGCCGAAGCCTCGCCACTGACGGCGCGTTTGCTGGTTGAAATTGCCGAGGAAGCGGGTTTGCCGCCTGGCGTCCTAAACACAGTTAACGGTTTTGGCGAAGATGCTGGTAAGGCACTGTGCGAGCACCCCAAGATCAAGGCCATCGCTTTTGTTGGAGAAAGCCGGACAGGCAGTCTGATTACAAAACAGGGGGCCGATACACTCAAGCGCAACCACCTTGAGCTCGGAGGCAAAAACCCTGTCATTGTTTTTGATGACGCAGATCTCGAGCGTGCACTGGATGCAGCCATCTTCATGATCTATTCAATTAACGGAGAGCGTTGTACGTCGTCGTCCCGTCTATTAGTGCAAGATACAATCCGAGAGGAATTCGAAGCCAAGCTGATCGAACGGGTCAACAAGATCAAAGTTGGCCACCCGCTTGACCCTGAGACCGAAGTCGGTCCGCTTGTGACCGAAGAGCACTTCAACAAAGTCACCAGCTATTTTGACATTGCCAAAGATGACGGTGCGACAATTGCTGCAGGCGGCGAAGTCGTCGGCGATGAAGGCTATTTTGTTCGGCCCACATTGTTCACGCAGGCCAACAACAAAATGCGTATTGCCCAAGAAGAAATCTTTGGTCCTGTTTTGACATCAATCCCATTTCGCAGCGAAGAAGAAGCCCTCGAAATCGCCAATGATGTCGCCTATGGCCTGACGGGTTACGTTTGGACCAATGACCTTACCCGCGCCCTGAGGTTTACCGACAAACTCGAAGCTGGCATGATTTGGGTGAATTCGGAGAATGTCCGCCATTTGCCAACACCATTTGGCGGAGTCAAAGCTTCTGGCATTGGCCGAGATGGCGGCGACTGGTCCTTTGAATTCTACATGGAGCAAAAGCATATCGGTTTCGCGACCGGTCACCATAAAATCACCAAACTGGGAGCGCTATGA
- a CDS encoding 5-carboxymethyl-2-hydroxymuconate isomerase gives MPHFHIDYSGNLEGVVDISALCEAIRAAAAEIETFPTPGIRVRATRVDHVSMADGDAKHGFIDLSIRLREGRPEQVKKEAVARIFAVLKDFIAPAMKTNSIALSAEMRDIDAALSPKFGNVRDHMEDNA, from the coding sequence GTGCCGCACTTCCATATAGACTATTCTGGTAATCTCGAAGGTGTCGTAGACATAAGTGCGCTCTGCGAAGCCATTCGTGCGGCGGCGGCAGAGATAGAAACTTTCCCAACCCCTGGTATCCGTGTTCGCGCCACCCGAGTTGATCATGTCTCGATGGCGGATGGCGACGCGAAGCATGGATTTATTGACCTTAGTATACGGCTAAGGGAAGGAAGGCCGGAACAGGTCAAGAAGGAGGCTGTTGCCCGCATCTTCGCCGTCCTGAAAGATTTTATAGCCCCAGCGATGAAAACAAATTCCATCGCGCTTTCAGCTGAAATGCGTGACATTGATGCCGCTCTTTCACCCAAATTTGGAAACGTCCGTGACCATATGGAGGACAACGCATGA